The Monomorium pharaonis isolate MP-MQ-018 chromosome 5, ASM1337386v2, whole genome shotgun sequence genome segment TAcctctgaaataaaaaatactttacgtTTAAATCTTTCACAAAATTCAGTTACGCCTGAACAGTCGAATAATGCTTCTAATATTCATATTACTAATTCTTCTCATGTAGATAAATTTCCTTTTATAGGTAATGTTGCaaataatgtttcaaataTTACTGATAATGtcaataatgatatattattacctgttaataattatgatgACAATGAAGATTCTACTTCCTCATCTCTCAATATTTCTTTCACTGAGGAAACGTTTCAAGATCGTTTGGCTTCATGTTTtgcgaataataatttaacacacgtgcaatgtaataatattttatctgttCTTCGAACACACACATGTTTTTCTTCATTACCAAAAGATATTAGAACTCTTTTAAAAACTCCACGAACACCTGTTGTcgtatttaaaatagattcaggaaattatattcatttctCTCTTGAGggagaaattgtaaaaatattgtcacGTCTGCCTTTCGAATCTGTACCACAAGAATTAGCAATAGATTTTAATACTGATGGTTGTAACTTAGATAGATCAGGAAATACTCACCTCTGGCCAATCCAATGTAGACttgtaaatgttaaatacaaaaaaccaATAGTAATTGGAGTATATAGTGGTACAGAAAAACCACATAatcctaaattattttttgaaagatttgTCGCAGATGTTAATACTATAATAACTAACGGTGGTATACTTTTTGCAAATAACAAGATATCAATACGTTTAAGATGCTTTATAGCTGATGCACCAGCTCGAGCATTTATTCTCAATCATAGAGGCCACACATCTGAGAAACCATGTTCCAAGTGTAAAATTTCTGGCATACGATGTGAAGGCAGATATACATTTTGTGGTATTGATCATCCTCTTCGAACTGATAAAGATTACATAAAGTGTATAGACGAAGATCATCACAAAGATGGCGAAAGTCCATTATCAATGTTGCCTATGGGTATGGTTTCCCAAGTTCCTTTCGAATACATGCACTTAGTATGCTTGGGAGtcataaaaaaactgttatcTGCATGGATAGGTGGTAAATATACacgtttttcaaaattaccaGCAAGATCCATTGctataatatctaaaagattagAGAATCTTAAAAGATACTGTCCATCCAAATTTGCAAGACATCCTAGAGCAATTCatgtattttctaaatataaggCAACTGAATTTCGTCAATTTTTGTTGTACACAGGTCCAGTTGTAACCTATGGTGTTCTAaatcaagaaatatatactcattttttgtttttgcatACTGCCATAAGAATATTGGTTTCTACTTCACCATCAGaagcatatttaaattttgctgAACTTgctctacaaaaatttgttcttCGTTGTGAGAACCTTTATGGTTCAGCATTTATTTCATACAATGTGCATGGTCTTATTCATCTTACAAATGATGTACGTTTGCTAGGTCCTCTCGATTCATTTTCTGCCTTCCcgtatgaaaataatatgccAACTTTCAGAAAATACTGTAGAAAACTTAATCTTTCTCTCCAACAGTTTTCTAACAGAATGAAAGAGATAGAAGCTTGTGAAACAAATTTACATCGTAGCCAAACTcatttttctgaatttattGATTCTTCTATACAAGTATCTGCAGTGCATAATGGAGGTTCTCTTCCGCCTAATGTCCCAATAACTATCAGTatcgtaaattaatattcaatggAATTTCACTAAGTTTGGATATACGAAATAATTGTTGCATTTTACATGACGGATCAATTTGTCTCATTGTAAATATCTTTATGGATCAAGCCATACATTATCtggttttaaagaaatttcaaacAGTAGGTTCATTCTATGATGTTGGTATTTCatcctcaaaaattcaaatatttaaatgttctgCATTaagtaatgatattttttgcgTTCAAGTGAATCAAATCCgctttaaatgttataaaatgcctttttataattcattgATAGATGATAGTAGCGATGAAGATGAGCCAGAAGTTAACGAATACATAATTGCTgcaattatacatatgtatgatgtgtaaaagaataaaactgcatttaattttattacccaggtagcaaggtgacaaataatgtcattatttatcaccttgctacctggatattatttgcaggaaAGCAAGCAGACACcaggataataaaatataagtctCTGTACATTTCTGGGCTTATCAAAGTTCTTGAAACatcaatatatatgtgtaagtaatgtcaaatatttcaaaatttactttttctttagtttagtttgatgtttttattatttttttacaaagtaactCTTTacgtgtaattatttttttaaataatctatggGTGCATTCAGAAGCACAATCGTTTATTAAGCACTCAATAAGCAGCTATTCATAATTGACATAGCTTAGTATATGTATACTAATCACAAACAGTTGTTTACTAATGCTGCTTTCCATTTACATCAAAACTCAGATAATTCTCACTTGTGACATCATAACTCAGTTAAATGCACGTTCCTTTTGCATTCTCACAAGTGAGATTCAACTGAATTTTTTCCTACAATCTGAGCAATTTCAAAACCATGTGCTTTACTGAGTCTCGCATATTTACTTTAGAAGTGAGGTTATATATTGagataattttgtcattaaaataagcGTGATCacttgcatatttttttaaatcactgaGTAATGACGTCACTATCtaagtataaaatactcaCATTACTGAGTGACAGTTTCACTTTCAGATAAATGGAAAGCAGCATAAGTGTTGAGTAAATGATTATGTTTTTGGATGTAACATTATGTTTGAATGACTaaattggtttattttttagaataatatttgaatatgcATATAcctatacttttttatttcacttcATACCcaatatatcataataaatatatcatacgtgctacatatatacatgttcTACAAACTGGctattatcttttatcttttaaactaaaaaagactataacaattatatcaaatagTGTTTAAACTGagagtaaaaaagtaaacgtCACTCGCAATatttcaaaacaataaaacacatataatatataaaatataatatttacccTAAATTATATGTTGTACTCTGTTTAAACAGTGCAATAACTTTCATTATATCTAAGTATCTGCATTGTTATTATGTGTACTTTTTCATTTGTAATAGATAGCTTTGTAAGCAACCACTAGGCTCATAAAAGAGTTCAGTTTGGAACAATCTggaataatcaatttaatatataattgttatgatcccattgttttattttgaaagataaaaagagataGCCAGTTATGCAAGATaacctttatatattttatttatttgtttatagcaCAAAAGAATATGAAAAATCGTCCCCAACGGGCAATACACAAACCACGACGATATAAAACAACATCTTCTGAGGAGGCTGATTCAAGAAAAAAGACAATGGTGGAACCACCACCAAATGGTCTATTAGAAAAGGATGTCATCGAGTTGCGAGATATATTAGAAAATCATTCTCCCGATATGCGTGctcaaaataattcattcaCTTATGAACACTCGTTCATTGATCATACCAAACATGTTAGTGACACATCACATGCCAGTGACACAACGCATTTACAAACTTACACGCAACCATTAACTGTCAGTCACACGACACAAGCATTCTGTTCTAGTGTTGCATCACATTCGCAAACTTACACACAACCATTAACTGTCAGTCATACGACACAAGCATTCTGCTCTAGTGTTGCATCACATTCGCAAACTTACACACAACCATTAACTGTCAGTCATACGACACAAGCATTCTGTTCTAGTGTTCCATCACATTCCCAAACTTATACACAACCATTAACTGTCAATCACACAACACAAAAACTTTGTTCCACTGTGACATCACACTTGCAAGCTTATAAACAACCATTATCTGTTACTTACACAACACAAGACCTTCCTATGCATAATAACTCACAATTATTGTCCCATGCACAACAAAATTTGCATCTTAATCATACAACACAACCATTCACACACGAACCACGTACATCTGTCGCTACTTATACACAACACGTAGACAACAGATTGAATACACCACATGACGAAGATATTCAGttagtatacattttttaaaaaattataattgaaatatacatatactatacTCATATACactaataaatttgaaatgtttacAGATCAATACATGGAATAATGGATCTACTAGTTGCAGAAATTCAGTAAGTTTCAACTCATTACATTTATTGTCATTGATTTCTCTCTTAAGTTAATTGTTTCTGAGTTTGATAATAATCCAGCTATTGTTTACTCATAAACGATTAATTTGAGACAGAAAGCATTAATAATGTcttctatttaaaaacaat includes the following:
- the LOC118645881 gene encoding uncharacterized protein LOC118645881 isoform X1; amino-acid sequence: MDQAIHYLVLKKFQTVGSFYDVGISSSKIQIFKCSALSNDIFCVQVNQIRFKCYKMPFYNSLIDDSSDEDEPEVNEYIIATWILFAGKQADTRIIKYKSLYISGLIKVLETSIYMSQKNMKNRPQRAIHKPRRYKTTSSEEADSRKKTMVEPPPNGLLEKDVIELRDILENHSPDMRAQNNSFTYEHSFIDHTKHVSDTSHASDTTHLQTYTQPLTVSHTTQAFCSSVASHSQTYTQPLTVSHTTQAFCSSVASHSQTYTQPLTVSHTTQAFCSSVPSHSQTYTQPLTVNHTTQKLCSTVTSHLQAYKQPLSVTYTTQDLPMHNNSQLLSHAQQNLHLNHTTQPFTHEPRTSVATYTQHVDNRLNTPHDEDIQSIHGIMDLLVAEIQGGHSCTMHNCPNISGRVPGLSFFRFPKDEERCKLWLKNCGRTIEVPTENLYKTYRVCGNHFDSTMFLNDLKNRLQSHAVPKLAINLNIENENMVLKYITLETQVHNSSLISDTQLYSPCNVTDQDVNIIIDQDDQDNRRNQEVQTEQSSIRQEKKIKTDRILSIHSPRKTKLKKKIHLLQRKLRKVKEQLKQRKQVIQRTVRSSLCQNIVMQQINYYHRLLRLL
- the LOC118645881 gene encoding uncharacterized protein LOC118645881 isoform X2 — its product is MDQAIHYLVLKKFQTVGSFYDVGISSSKIQIFKCSALSNDIFCVQVNQIRFKCYKMPFYNSLIDDSSDEDEPEVNEYIIATWILFAGKQADTRIIKYKSLYISGLIKVLETSIYMSQKNMKNRPQRAIHKPRRYKTTSSEEADSRKKTMVEPPPNGLLEKDVIELRDILENHSPDMRAQNNSFTYEHSFIDHTKHVSDTSHASDTTHLQTYTQPLTVSHTTQAFCSSVASHSQTYTQPLTVSHTTQAFCSSVASHSQTYTQPLTVSHTTQAFCSSVPSHSQTYTQPLTVNHTTQKLCSTVTSHLQAYKQPLSVTYTTQDLPMHNNSQLLSHAQQNLHLNHTTQPFTHEPRTSVATYTQHVDNRLNTPHDEDIQSIHGIMDLLVAEIQGGHSCTMHNCPNISGRVPGLSFFRFPKDEERCKLWLKNCGRTIEVPTENLYKTYRVCGNHFDSTMFLNDLKNRLQSHAVPKLAINLNIENENMVLKYITLETQVHNSSLISDTQLYSPCNDQDVNIIIDQDDQDNRRNQEVQTEQSSIRQEKKIKTDRILSIHSPRKTKLKKKIHLLQRKLRKVKEQLKQRKQVIQRTVRSSLCQNIVMQQINYYHRLLRLL
- the LOC118645881 gene encoding uncharacterized protein LOC118645881 isoform X3 gives rise to the protein MDQAIHYLVLKKFQTVGSFYDVGISSSKIQIFKCSALSNDIFCVQVNQIRFKCYKMPFYNSLIDDSSDEDEPEVNEYIIATWILFAGKQADTRIIKYKSLYISGLIKVLETSIYMSQKNMKNRPQRAIHKPRRYKTTSSEEADSRKKTMVEPPPNGLLEKDVIELRDILENHSPDMRAQNNSFTYEHSFIDHTKHVSDTSHASDTTHLQTYTQPLTVSHTTQAFCSSVASHSQTYTQPLTVSHTTQAFCSSVASHSQTYTQPLTVSHTTQAFCSSVPSHSQTYTQPLTVNHTTQKLCSTVTSHLQAYKQPLSVTYTTQDLPMHNNSQLLSHAQQNLHLNHTTQPFTHEPRTSVATYTQHVDNRLNTPHDEDIQSIHGIMDLLVAEIQCKLWLKNCGRTIEVPTENLYKTYRVCGNHFDSTMFLNDLKNRLQSHAVPKLAINLNIENENMVLKYITLETQVHNSSLISDTQLYSPCNVTDQDVNIIIDQDDQDNRRNQEVQTEQSSIRQEKKIKTDRILSIHSPRKTKLKKKIHLLQRKLRKVKEQLKQRKQVIQRTVRSSLCQNIVMQQINYYHRLLRLL
- the LOC118645881 gene encoding uncharacterized protein LOC118645881 isoform X4, with product MSQKNMKNRPQRAIHKPRRYKTTSSEEADSRKKTMVEPPPNGLLEKDVIELRDILENHSPDMRAQNNSFTYEHSFIDHTKHVSDTSHASDTTHLQTYTQPLTVSHTTQAFCSSVASHSQTYTQPLTVSHTTQAFCSSVASHSQTYTQPLTVSHTTQAFCSSVPSHSQTYTQPLTVNHTTQKLCSTVTSHLQAYKQPLSVTYTTQDLPMHNNSQLLSHAQQNLHLNHTTQPFTHEPRTSVATYTQHVDNRLNTPHDEDIQSIHGIMDLLVAEIQGGHSCTMHNCPNISGRVPGLSFFRFPKDEERCKLWLKNCGRTIEVPTENLYKTYRVCGNHFDSTMFLNDLKNRLQSHAVPKLAINLNIENENMVLKYITLETQVHNSSLISDTQLYSPCNVTDQDVNIIIDQDDQDNRRNQEVQTEQSSIRQEKKIKTDRILSIHSPRKTKLKKKIHLLQRKLRKVKEQLKQRKQVIQRTVRSSLCQNIVMQQINYYHRLLRLL